A window of Phycobacter azelaicus contains these coding sequences:
- the secG gene encoding preprotein translocase subunit SecG, protein MENVVLIIHLLLALGLIAVVLMQRSEGGGLGMGGGGGGGAMTGRAAATALSKVTWILAVAFIGTSITLTVLAAQKSAGSSVADRITAPAGSETEDLTPAAPLGSDLLPPAEGDNAPLVPSAD, encoded by the coding sequence ATGGAAAACGTTGTACTGATCATCCATCTTCTTCTGGCTCTGGGCCTGATTGCCGTCGTTCTGATGCAGCGCTCCGAGGGCGGCGGTCTTGGCATGGGCGGCGGTGGCGGCGGCGGTGCCATGACAGGCCGGGCTGCGGCAACCGCGCTCAGCAAAGTAACCTGGATCCTCGCAGTCGCCTTTATCGGGACATCGATCACCCTGACAGTGCTTGCCGCACAGAAGTCGGCGGGATCTTCCGTCGCTGATCGCATTACCGCACCTGCAGGTAGCGAGACCGAGGATCTGACACCCGCTGCGCCCCTTGGCAGCGATCTTTTGCCACCGGCAGAAGGTGACAACGCGCCGCTGGTACCAAGCGCCGACTAA
- the nthA gene encoding nitrile hydratase subunit alpha, protein MPHDHSDHPHALLPPDPALRVKALETILTRKGLIDPAALDEIIDTYQNKIGPQNGARVVARAWSDPAFKDALLADADPVLAGLGYSGRQGEHMVVVENKPAQHNMVVCTLCSCYPWPLLGIPPAWYKSDAYRARAVREPRAVLADFGVSLPEGTRVRVWDSTAEVRYLVLPMRPKGTEGLTEDQLAILVTRDSMVGTGLPRSPEGKT, encoded by the coding sequence ATGCCACATGACCACTCTGATCACCCGCATGCCTTGCTCCCTCCAGATCCTGCGCTGCGGGTCAAGGCACTTGAGACGATTCTGACTCGTAAAGGGTTGATTGATCCGGCAGCGCTGGATGAAATCATCGATACCTATCAGAATAAGATAGGTCCGCAGAACGGTGCCCGTGTTGTTGCCCGTGCCTGGAGCGATCCGGCTTTCAAAGATGCGCTGCTTGCGGATGCTGATCCGGTGTTGGCCGGGCTTGGGTATTCCGGACGGCAGGGCGAGCATATGGTGGTGGTCGAAAACAAGCCTGCACAGCACAACATGGTCGTCTGCACCCTGTGCAGCTGCTATCCATGGCCGCTGCTGGGCATTCCGCCTGCCTGGTACAAGTCTGACGCTTACCGGGCTCGTGCGGTGCGGGAGCCGCGCGCGGTGCTGGCCGATTTTGGCGTGTCGCTCCCCGAGGGAACCCGAGTGCGGGTCTGGGATTCGACGGCGGAGGTGCGCTATTTAGTGCTTCCGATGCGGCCCAAGGGAACAGAAGGTCTAACCGAGGATCAACTGGCAATACTGGTTACCCGCGACAGCATGGTTGGCACCGGTCTGCCCAGATCGCCCGAGGGTAAGACGTGA
- the nthB gene encoding nitrile hydratase subunit beta, translating to MSRVHDMGGRFGDGPVRPDAPNAPVFATEWHARALAVTLACGALGQWNIDTSRHAREQLSPIDYTRFSYYEIWLAALADLLVHKGVLSEDDLAGQGSDAPHPLAEKRLTADAVAGVLAKGGPADREGGPEPLFVEGQAVRTRHPGGNRRVSGGHTRLPTYATGATGRILRLHGTHVLPDSAAHGLGEAPEPLYAVVFPAGELWSHPENPEDEVVLDLWQSYLELV from the coding sequence GTGAGCCGTGTTCATGACATGGGCGGGCGATTCGGAGATGGCCCGGTCCGCCCTGATGCCCCGAATGCGCCCGTTTTCGCCACCGAATGGCACGCCCGCGCCTTGGCCGTGACCCTTGCCTGTGGCGCCCTTGGACAGTGGAACATCGATACCTCGCGACATGCCCGCGAACAGCTTTCCCCGATCGATTACACCCGCTTCAGCTATTACGAGATCTGGCTCGCGGCTCTCGCGGATCTTCTGGTTCACAAGGGCGTGTTGAGCGAGGATGATCTTGCCGGGCAGGGCAGCGATGCGCCGCATCCTCTGGCGGAAAAGCGACTGACTGCAGATGCGGTTGCTGGTGTTCTTGCCAAGGGCGGTCCGGCGGATCGTGAGGGCGGGCCGGAGCCGCTGTTTGTAGAAGGGCAGGCCGTGCGCACCCGTCATCCCGGTGGCAATCGTCGGGTCAGTGGCGGCCATACCCGGCTGCCCACCTATGCCACTGGCGCAACCGGACGCATCCTGCGCCTGCATGGCACCCATGTTCTGCCGGACAGTGCCGCGCATGGGTTGGGGGAGGCGCCAGAGCCGCTTTACGCCGTGGTCTTCCCGGCGGGTGAACTCTGGAGCCACCCGGAAAACCCCGAAGACGAGGTGGTTCTGGATCTGTGGCAAAGTTACCTGGAACTGGTCTGA
- a CDS encoding nitrile hydratase accessory protein encodes MNDCISPTAPDPVFEQPWHAQAFALTVHLNETGCFTWGQWVARFSAMLARHGLSKELNGGDDYFAAWLETLEAILAEDGAAVPEEIETTRSEWENAYLVTPHGAPVSLLED; translated from the coding sequence ATGAACGACTGTATTTCCCCTACTGCCCCTGATCCGGTGTTCGAGCAGCCCTGGCACGCGCAGGCTTTTGCCCTGACCGTGCATCTGAACGAAACGGGTTGCTTTACCTGGGGGCAGTGGGTCGCGCGTTTCTCTGCCATGCTGGCCCGTCATGGGCTCTCAAAAGAGCTGAACGGCGGCGATGATTACTTCGCGGCATGGCTGGAAACGCTCGAGGCGATTCTGGCTGAAGACGGCGCAGCCGTCCCGGAAGAGATCGAAACTACCCGCAGCGAGTGGGAAAATGCCTATCTGGTAACGCCACATGGCGCTCCGGTCAGTCTGCTTGAGGACTAA
- a CDS encoding adenylosuccinate synthase, whose protein sequence is MANVVVVGAQWGDEGKGKIVDWLSERADVIARFQGGHNAGHTLVIDSKVYKLHALPSGVVRGGKLSVIGNGVVLDPWHLVKEIETVRAQGVDITPETLMIAENTPLILPLHGELDRAREEAASKGTKIGTTGRGIGPAYEDKVGRRAIRVADLADDATLEARVDRALQHHDPLRKGLGVEPIDRDALIAQLKEIAPQILPYAAPVWKVMNEKRKAGKRILFEGAQGALLDIDFGTYPFVTSSNVIAGQAATGVGIGPNSIDYVLGIVKAYTTRVGEGPFPTELLGPDGKPDADGERLGTRGHEFGTTTGRQRRCGWFDACLVRQTCATSGINGISLTKLDVLDGFETLKICVGYDLDGERLDYLPTAADQQARCTPIYEEMPGWSESTEGARSWNDLPANAIKYVKRVEELIQCPVALLSTSPERDDTILVTDPFAD, encoded by the coding sequence ATGGCCAATGTCGTCGTAGTCGGCGCCCAGTGGGGTGACGAGGGAAAAGGCAAGATCGTGGACTGGCTGAGCGAGCGCGCCGATGTGATCGCGCGCTTCCAGGGCGGCCATAACGCCGGCCATACGCTGGTGATTGACAGCAAGGTCTACAAGTTGCACGCACTGCCGTCTGGCGTTGTGCGCGGCGGCAAGCTCTCGGTGATTGGCAATGGTGTGGTCCTGGACCCCTGGCATCTGGTCAAGGAGATCGAGACGGTCCGCGCCCAGGGCGTCGATATCACGCCCGAGACGCTGATGATCGCCGAGAACACGCCGCTGATTCTGCCGCTGCACGGCGAGTTGGACCGCGCTCGCGAAGAGGCCGCCAGCAAGGGCACCAAGATCGGCACCACCGGTCGCGGCATAGGTCCGGCCTACGAGGATAAGGTTGGTCGCCGCGCCATCCGCGTGGCGGACCTCGCGGATGATGCCACGCTTGAGGCACGCGTGGACCGCGCGCTGCAGCATCATGATCCGCTGCGCAAGGGCCTTGGCGTCGAACCCATCGACCGCGATGCGCTGATCGCACAGCTGAAAGAGATCGCACCCCAGATTCTGCCCTACGCGGCGCCGGTCTGGAAGGTGATGAACGAGAAGCGCAAAGCAGGCAAACGGATCCTGTTCGAAGGGGCGCAAGGGGCGCTTCTGGACATCGACTTTGGCACCTATCCCTTTGTGACCTCCTCCAATGTGATTGCAGGCCAGGCGGCCACCGGCGTGGGCATCGGCCCCAACTCGATCGACTATGTTCTGGGCATCGTCAAAGCCTACACCACCCGCGTTGGCGAAGGTCCGTTTCCGACCGAACTGCTTGGCCCGGACGGCAAGCCGGATGCGGATGGCGAACGCCTGGGCACCCGCGGTCATGAGTTCGGCACCACCACCGGCCGTCAGCGGCGCTGCGGATGGTTCGATGCCTGCCTGGTGCGCCAGACCTGTGCAACCTCCGGTATCAACGGGATCTCGCTGACCAAGCTTGACGTGCTGGATGGGTTCGAGACCCTGAAGATCTGTGTGGGCTACGATCTGGACGGGGAGCGTCTGGATTATTTGCCCACCGCCGCCGATCAGCAGGCGCGCTGCACGCCGATCTACGAGGAAATGCCGGGCTGGTCCGAGTCCACAGAAGGCGCACGCAGCTGGAACGATCTGCCGGCCAATGCCATCAAATATGTCAAACGTGTAGAAGAGCTGATCCAGTGCCCGGTCGCACTTCTGTCCACCAGCCCGGAGCGGGACGACACCATCCTGGTGACCGACCCGTTTGCTGACTGA
- a CDS encoding DUF2842 domain-containing protein, translated as MADKRGLSYKARRRWSLVLLLVGMPLYIVVAVTILNWMDRPPIWLEFVVYVALGILWVLPFKFIFRGVGQADPDEDQSSDN; from the coding sequence ATGGCGGACAAAAGGGGCCTTAGCTACAAGGCGCGCCGCCGCTGGTCGCTGGTTCTGCTGCTGGTCGGCATGCCGCTTTATATTGTCGTGGCGGTGACGATCCTGAACTGGATGGATCGTCCGCCGATTTGGCTGGAGTTTGTGGTCTATGTGGCGCTTGGGATCTTGTGGGTGTTGCCGTTCAAATTCATCTTCCGAGGAGTAGGGCAAGCAGATCCGGATGAGGATCAGTCCTCAGACAATTAG